The following coding sequences lie in one Arachis hypogaea cultivar Tifrunner chromosome 9, arahy.Tifrunner.gnm2.J5K5, whole genome shotgun sequence genomic window:
- the LOC112712365 gene encoding uncharacterized protein, translating to MNDQSQMMMNLNQMSQPQMMNQVPMMSQPQVINKSQIIGQSQPQLLSHSQAMNQKPQQPPMKPSQMMMNQTQPPMMMNRGYKVWSQQPPLDPNMKFQNPMKPNFSAPKPGRSNWKGKKVPTDKRKDLRRMEKPIPSSSVSVPNTGAVYQPPTLHELQSQNRLKARKFYPKKKFNNRFAPYAPRNTTSFIIRAKKSGGIASLVSPCPVTPAVLPTPILSPSREVLGDMAKEEWGVDGYGSMKGLIRLRSPGHEADVHDDEDEEDGGGGSSESDVEEHVEVERRLDHDLSRFEMIYPNYGGEYNNVLENRVDDQDSHIAQLEEENLTLKERLFLMERELGDLRRRLLFLERQNQVVEDVNEEVVENGSDNESEGGSDVPVLGIDNNAEMVDSMLVSGRNMNFEVGAKLDNVGVAETEGRGDVCMEESVPDEVVAKKNQIKGVDEMRDVIEFNELKEETGVQKDDEKKNEIKDKEMRDEIRFSEVKEEKDEEATPQCLPDKVLAKDDDCIDNKEGIESEMLDRNDESKTLEATNDCVKDAVLYEKDDC from the coding sequence ATGAACGATCAATCTCAGATGATGATGAATTTGAACCAGATGAGCCAGCCTCAGATGATGAATCAGGTTCCGATGATGAGCCAGCCTCAGGTAATTAACAAGTCTCAGATCATAGGTCAGTCCCAGCCTCAATTGCTCTCTCACAGTCAAGCTATGAATCAGAAACCTCAACAGCCTCCGATGAAGCCATCTCAGATGATGATGAACCAGACTCAGCCTCCTATGATGATGAACAGGGGATACAAGGTCTGGTCTCAGCAGCCTCCTCTTGACCCTAACATGAAGTTTCAGAACCCTATGAAACCAAATTTCTCTGCTCCTAAGCCTGGTCGAAGTAACTGGAAGGGGAAGAAGGTCCCCACCGACAAGCGCAAGGACCTCAGGAGAATGGAAAAACCCATTCCAAGCTCATCCGTTAGTGTTCCGAACACCGGCGCCGTTTACCAACCACCTACTCTGCACGAGTTGCAATCGCAAAACCGTCTAAAAGCACGTAAGTTCTATCCCAAGAAGAAGTTTAATAATAGGTTTGCTCCTTATGCGCCTAGGAATACGACATCGTTTATTATTCGTGCGAAGAAGTCCGGTGGCATTGCATCGCTTGTGTCACCTTGCCCGGTGACCCCTGCAGTGCTTCCCACACCTATACTGTCTCCGTCGAGGGAGGTGTTAGGGGATATGGCGAAGGAGGAGTGGGGTGTTGATGGATACGGGTCGATGAAGGGTTTGATTAGGCTTCGATCTCCGGGGCACGAGGCTGATGTTCATGATGATGAGGACGAGGAGGATGGAGGCGGTGGGTCGAGTGAGAGTGATGTGGAGGAACATGTGGAGGTGGAAAGAAGGCTGGACCATGATTTGAGCCGGTTTGAGATGATATACCCAAATTATGGAGGTGAGTATAACAATGTATTAGAGAATAGGGTAGATGATCAGGATTCCCATATAGCACAATTGGAGGAggagaatttgacattgaaggaGCGTCTATTCCTGATGGAGAGAGAGTTAGGTGATTTGCGAAGGAGATTACTGTTTCTTGAGAGGCAAAACCAAGTTGTGGAAGATGTTAACGAGGAAGTGGTGGAGAATGGGTCTGACAATGAAAGTGAAGGTGGATCAGATGTTCCAGTTTTGGGAATTGATAACAATGCAGAGATGGTTGACTCGATGCTGGTAAGTGGGAGAAATATGAACTTCGAGGTTGGTGCTAAGTTAGACAATGTCGGAGTAGCAGAGACTGAAGGCAGAGGTGATGTTTGTATGGAAGAATCTGTTCCAGATGAGGTGGTTGCAAAGAAGAATCAGATCAAAGGTGTTGATGAAATGAGGGATGTGATTGAGTTTAATGAATTGAAGGAGGAAACTGGTGTACAAAAGGATGATGAAAAGAAGAATGAGATCAAGGATAAGGAGATGAGGGATGAAATAAGGTTTAGTGAAGTGAAGGAGGAAAAGGATGAAGAAGCAACGCCTCAGTGTTTGCCGGATAAAGTTCTTGCAAAAGATGATGATTGTATTGATAACAAAGAGGGTATTGAATCTGAAATGCTGGACAGAAATGATGAATCAAAAACTCTCGAAGCTACAAATGATTGTGTAAAGGATGCAGTCCTCTATGAGAAGGATGATTGCTAG